The following are encoded in a window of Candidatus Eisenbacteria bacterium genomic DNA:
- the rpoC gene encoding DNA-directed RNA polymerase subunit beta', protein MEENIGLQMPPSPPPGRMSLTRGEDRDRRKPATFNSIKIKLASPEVIKEWSYGEVTKPETINYRSFKPEKDGLFCEKIFGPVKDWECNCGKYKRIRYRGVVCDRCGVEVTQAKVRRERLGHIELAEPVAHIWFFKGVPSRIGHLLDMSIRDLERVLYYESYVVIDAGNTRLKPKELLSEDQMEELAGDNTAQFTAEMGGRAIRTLLEQIDLDLLCAELRSTAKIETSVQRKREVLKRLRVAEAFRKSGNRPEWMILKVVPVLPPDLRPLVPLEGGRFATSDLNDLYRRVINRNNRLKKLMDIKAPAVILRNEKRMLQEAVDALFDNGRRSRAVRGQGDRPLKSLSDMLKGKQGRFRQNLLGKRVDYSGRSVIVVGPELKLHQCGLPKNMALELFKPFIIRKLEDKGFVQTVKSAKRLVERERPEVWDILGEIIKGHPVLLNRAPTLHRLGIQGFEPVLVEGKAIKIHPLVCQAFNADFDGDQMAVHVPLSFEAQIEVSTIMLSSHNILSPANGRPLATPNQDIVLGCNYLTKARGACLNPAYAKCEAAIVADLKKKWKAKGWLGKPEDEERLRKVVREDPRRLRSFPNATEALATYDRGEIKLHERIALRLQPGQHVMEPEKKDPAAARDERAAYDHFETTAGRVLFNQHLHPALQFVNKDMDKKGLENLVGGCYRKLGPAETAALLDELKDLGFKFATQAGITVGIDDVVIPPSKADIVAKAKTEVQRVTSEYQRGVITENERYNLVIDAWSKAATQVEQATMKHLSLEQDGFNPIYMMAHSGSRGSPEQIRQLAGMRGLMAKPQKKITGGLGEIIESPVIRNFKEGLTVLEYFISTHGARKGLADTALKTADAGYLTRRLVDVAQDVIITEDDCGTALNLTRSALKEGEEVVESLSERIVGRVTSEDVVNDLTGEVLVRAGEEITEEKAKEIEDCGLERVMIRSVLVCESRRGVCKKCYGRNLATGRMVDTGEAVGVIAAQSIGEPGTQLTLRTFHIGGVSGRIAEAARRLSNAAGTVRFNKLETVKNRDGMPVTVGHKGEIRIEGPDGNIVQRFEPLYGATLLVQDGQEVPLGAPLAEWDPYNTPIVTEVTGTVKFIDIKEKLTMREELDENTSMKLFVIIEDREKLRHPRLDVVDAAGKTLGQYPLPTGARLSVRDGDAVHAGEIMAKIRRESAKVRDITGGLPRVAELLEARKPKDHAIVSEIDGRVEFDKVVRGMRKLRVVSDEADEREYLIPQGKYLHVQEGDRVHSGDRLTEGPMNPHDTLLIQGINRVQEYLVDEIQEVYRLQGVRIDDKHIEVIVRQMLQKVRIKDPGDTVFLEGEDVDKLTLAEENRRVEAEGGQPATHQPLLLGITKASLSTPSFISAASFQETTRVLTQAAVSGDTDELRGLKENVIIGHLIPAGTGLAKYRKIKVLKEDEAVERPEPEDAKTA, encoded by the coding sequence ATGGAAGAGAACATCGGCCTGCAGATGCCGCCGTCGCCCCCGCCGGGCAGGATGTCGCTGACCCGTGGCGAGGACCGTGACCGCCGCAAGCCGGCGACCTTCAACTCGATCAAGATCAAGCTGGCCTCGCCGGAGGTCATCAAGGAGTGGTCGTACGGCGAGGTGACCAAGCCGGAGACGATCAACTACCGCTCCTTCAAGCCGGAGAAGGACGGCCTGTTCTGCGAGAAGATCTTCGGCCCGGTCAAGGACTGGGAGTGCAACTGCGGCAAGTACAAGCGCATCCGCTACCGCGGCGTGGTGTGCGACCGCTGCGGCGTGGAAGTCACCCAGGCCAAGGTCCGCCGCGAGCGGCTCGGGCACATCGAGCTGGCCGAGCCGGTGGCGCACATCTGGTTCTTCAAGGGCGTGCCCAGCCGCATCGGTCACCTCCTGGACATGAGCATCCGCGACCTCGAGCGCGTGCTCTACTACGAGAGCTACGTGGTGATCGACGCGGGCAACACCCGCCTCAAGCCCAAGGAGCTGCTCTCCGAGGACCAGATGGAGGAGCTCGCGGGCGACAACACCGCGCAGTTCACCGCCGAGATGGGCGGCCGGGCGATCCGCACGCTGCTGGAGCAGATCGACCTGGACCTGCTGTGCGCCGAGCTGCGCAGCACCGCCAAGATCGAGACCTCGGTGCAGCGCAAGCGCGAGGTGCTGAAGCGCCTGCGCGTGGCCGAGGCGTTCCGCAAGAGCGGCAACCGGCCGGAGTGGATGATCCTCAAGGTGGTGCCGGTGCTGCCGCCGGACCTGCGCCCGCTGGTGCCCCTGGAGGGCGGCCGCTTCGCCACCTCCGACCTCAACGACCTGTACCGCCGGGTGATCAACCGCAACAACCGGCTCAAGAAGCTCATGGACATCAAGGCCCCCGCGGTGATCCTGCGCAACGAGAAGCGCATGCTGCAGGAGGCCGTGGACGCGCTGTTCGACAACGGCCGCCGCTCCCGCGCGGTGCGCGGACAGGGCGACCGGCCGCTGAAGTCGCTGTCCGACATGCTCAAGGGCAAGCAGGGCCGGTTCCGGCAGAACCTGCTGGGCAAGCGCGTGGACTACTCCGGCCGCTCGGTGATCGTGGTGGGTCCGGAGCTCAAGCTGCACCAGTGCGGCCTGCCCAAGAACATGGCGCTGGAGCTGTTCAAGCCCTTCATCATCCGCAAGCTCGAGGACAAGGGCTTCGTGCAGACGGTGAAGTCGGCCAAACGGCTGGTGGAGCGCGAGCGGCCCGAGGTGTGGGACATCCTGGGCGAGATCATCAAGGGCCACCCGGTGCTGCTGAACCGCGCGCCCACGCTGCACCGCCTCGGCATCCAGGGCTTCGAGCCGGTGCTGGTGGAGGGCAAGGCGATCAAGATCCACCCGCTGGTGTGCCAGGCGTTCAACGCCGACTTCGACGGCGACCAGATGGCCGTGCACGTGCCGCTCTCGTTCGAGGCGCAGATCGAGGTGAGCACCATCATGCTCTCCTCGCACAACATCCTCTCGCCGGCCAACGGCCGGCCGCTGGCCACGCCCAACCAGGACATCGTGCTGGGCTGCAACTACCTGACCAAGGCGCGCGGCGCCTGCCTGAACCCGGCCTACGCGAAGTGCGAGGCCGCGATCGTCGCCGACCTGAAGAAGAAGTGGAAGGCGAAGGGCTGGCTGGGCAAGCCCGAGGACGAGGAGCGGCTGCGCAAGGTGGTGCGCGAGGACCCGCGGCGGCTGCGCTCGTTCCCGAACGCCACCGAGGCGCTGGCGACCTACGACCGCGGCGAGATCAAGCTGCACGAGCGGATCGCGCTGCGACTGCAGCCCGGGCAGCACGTCATGGAGCCCGAGAAGAAGGACCCGGCGGCCGCGCGCGACGAGCGCGCCGCCTACGACCACTTCGAGACCACCGCGGGGCGCGTGCTGTTCAACCAGCACCTGCACCCGGCGCTCCAGTTCGTGAACAAGGACATGGACAAGAAGGGCCTCGAGAACCTGGTCGGCGGCTGCTACCGCAAGCTCGGCCCGGCCGAGACGGCGGCGCTGCTGGACGAGCTCAAGGATCTGGGCTTCAAGTTCGCCACGCAGGCCGGCATCACCGTGGGGATTGACGACGTGGTGATCCCGCCCAGCAAGGCCGACATCGTGGCCAAGGCCAAGACCGAGGTGCAGCGCGTCACCAGCGAGTACCAGCGCGGCGTGATCACCGAGAACGAGCGCTACAACCTGGTGATCGACGCGTGGTCGAAGGCCGCCACCCAGGTGGAGCAGGCCACCATGAAGCACCTCTCCCTGGAACAGGACGGCTTCAACCCCATCTACATGATGGCCCACTCGGGCTCCCGCGGGAGCCCCGAGCAGATCCGTCAGCTCGCCGGCATGCGCGGCCTGATGGCCAAGCCGCAGAAGAAGATCACCGGTGGGCTGGGCGAGATCATCGAGAGCCCGGTCATCCGGAACTTCAAGGAAGGCCTGACGGTGCTGGAGTACTTCATCTCCACGCACGGAGCCCGCAAGGGACTGGCCGACACCGCCCTGAAGACGGCCGACGCGGGCTACCTGACCCGCCGGCTGGTGGACGTGGCGCAGGACGTCATCATCACCGAGGACGACTGCGGCACCGCGCTCAACCTGACGCGCTCGGCGCTGAAGGAGGGCGAGGAGGTCGTGGAGAGCCTCTCCGAGCGCATCGTGGGCCGCGTGACCTCCGAGGACGTGGTCAACGATCTCACCGGCGAGGTGCTGGTGCGCGCCGGCGAGGAGATCACCGAGGAGAAGGCCAAGGAGATCGAGGACTGCGGCCTGGAGCGGGTGATGATCCGCTCGGTGCTGGTGTGCGAGTCGCGCCGCGGCGTGTGCAAGAAGTGCTACGGGCGCAACCTGGCCACCGGCCGCATGGTGGACACCGGGGAGGCCGTGGGCGTGATCGCCGCGCAGTCCATCGGGGAGCCGGGCACGCAGCTCACGCTGCGGACGTTCCACATCGGCGGCGTCTCGGGCCGCATCGCGGAGGCCGCGCGGAGGCTGTCGAACGCCGCCGGCACCGTGCGCTTCAACAAGCTCGAGACGGTGAAGAACCGCGACGGCATGCCGGTCACCGTGGGCCACAAGGGCGAGATCCGCATCGAGGGCCCCGACGGCAACATCGTCCAGCGGTTCGAGCCGCTCTACGGCGCCACGCTGCTGGTCCAGGATGGCCAGGAAGTGCCCCTGGGCGCCCCGCTGGCCGAGTGGGACCCGTACAACACCCCCATCGTGACCGAGGTCACCGGCACGGTGAAGTTCATCGACATCAAGGAAAAGCTGACCATGCGCGAGGAGCTCGATGAGAACACGAGCATGAAGCTGTTCGTGATCATCGAGGACCGCGAGAAGCTGCGCCACCCGCGCCTGGACGTGGTGGACGCGGCCGGCAAGACGCTGGGCCAGTACCCGCTGCCCACCGGCGCGCGCCTGAGCGTGCGCGACGGCGACGCCGTGCACGCGGGCGAGATCATGGCCAAGATCCGCCGCGAGTCCGCCAAGGTGCGCGACATCACCGGCGGCCTCCCGCGCGTGGCGGAGCTGCTGGAGGCGCGCAAGCCCAAGGACCACGCCATCGTGAGCGAAATTGACGGGCGCGTGGAGTTCGACAAGGTGGTCCGCGGCATGCGCAAGCTGCGGGTGGTGAGCGACGAGGCCGACGAGCGCGAGTACCTGATCCCGCAGGGCAAGTACCTGCACGTGCAGGAGGGGGACCGCGTGCACTCGGGCGACCGGCTCACGGAAGGTCCCATGAACCCGCACGACACGCTCCTGATCCAGGGCATCAACCGGGTTCAGGAGTACCTGGTGGACGAGATCCAGGAGGTCTACCGGCTGCAGGGCGTGCGCATCGACGACAAGCACATCGAGGTCATCGTCCGGCAGATGCTGCAGAAGGTCCGGATCAAGGACCCGGGCGACACGGTGTTCCTCGAGGGCGAGGACGTGGACAAGCTGACCCTGGCGGAGGAAAACCGCCGGGTGGAGGCCGAAGGGGGCCAGCCCGCGACGCATCAGCCCTTGCTGCTTGGGATTACGAAGGCGTCGCTGTCCACGCCGAGCTTCATCTCCGCGGCCTCGTTCCAGGAGACCACCCGCGTGCTCACGCAGGCGGCGGTATCCGGTGACACGGATGAACTTAGGGGCCTCAAGGAGAACGTCATCATCGGCCACCTGATCCCGGCGGGGACCGGACTGGCTAAGTACCGCAAGATCAAGGTGTTGAAGGAGGACGAGGCGGTCGAGCGGCCGGAACCCGAGGATGCAAAAACCGCTTGA
- a CDS encoding 30S ribosomal protein S12: MPTLNQLVRKGRSLVRRKNTAPALKGCPQKRGVCTRVYTSTPKKPNSALRKVARVRLTNGMEVTCYIPGEGHNLQEHSIVLIRGGRVKDLPGVRYHIVRGTLDASGVDGRKQSRSKYGTKSGAKGAVKKK; this comes from the coding sequence TTGCCAACGCTGAACCAATTGGTCCGCAAGGGCCGCAGTCTCGTGCGCCGCAAGAACACGGCGCCTGCCCTTAAGGGATGCCCGCAGAAGCGCGGCGTCTGCACCCGCGTGTACACGTCCACACCGAAGAAGCCGAACTCGGCCCTCCGGAAGGTGGCGCGCGTGCGGCTCACCAACGGCATGGAAGTCACCTGCTACATCCCCGGCGAAGGCCACAACCTGCAGGAGCACTCCATCGTGCTGATCCGCGGGGGGCGTGTGAAGGACCTGCCCGGCGTGCGCTACCACATCGTGCGGGGCACGCTGGACGCGAGTGGCGTGGACGGACGCAAGCAGAGCCGGTCCAAGTACGGGACCAAGAGCGGCGCCAAGGGCGCTGTGAAGAAGAAGTAG
- the rpsG gene encoding 30S ribosomal protein S7: MPRKKSIIKKELPPDPRFNNVLVTKFVNSVMSGGKKSTAEGIVYNSIQLLAEKTGQDGLSVLKTALNNVKPVLEVKSRRVGGATYQVPVEIRPERRTALAIRWLLVSAKARSEKTMADKLAGELLAASKNEGGAVKKREETHRMAEANKAFAHYRW; this comes from the coding sequence ATGCCGCGCAAGAAGTCCATCATCAAGAAGGAGCTGCCGCCCGACCCGCGCTTCAACAACGTGCTGGTCACCAAGTTCGTGAACTCGGTGATGAGCGGCGGCAAGAAGAGCACCGCGGAAGGGATCGTGTACAACAGCATCCAGCTCCTCGCCGAGAAGACCGGCCAGGACGGGCTGTCGGTGCTCAAGACGGCGCTCAACAACGTGAAGCCGGTGCTCGAGGTGAAGTCCCGCCGTGTCGGCGGCGCCACCTACCAGGTGCCGGTGGAAATCCGCCCCGAGCGGCGCACCGCCCTGGCCATCCGCTGGCTGCTGGTCAGCGCCAAGGCGCGGTCCGAGAAGACCATGGCCGACAAGCTGGCGGGGGAGCTGCTCGCGGCCTCGAAGAACGAGGGCGGGGCGGTCAAGAAGCGGGAAGAGACCCACCGCATGGCCGAGGCCAACAAGGCCTTCGCGCACTACCGGTGGTAG